The Novosphingobium kaempferiae genome includes a window with the following:
- a CDS encoding carbon starvation CstA family protein has protein sequence MKHIPWIILAIVGAVCLAVLAVSRGEAVNALWIVVAAVSCFLVAYRYYALYIARHVMQLDPRRATPALYRADGLDYVATDKRVLFGHHFAAIAGAGPLVGPVLAAQMGYLPGTLWIIFGVVLAGAVQDFMVLFISMRRDGKSLGELVRMEMGAVAGTIALAGAFLIMVIILAVLALIVVRALAESPWGMFTVAATIPLALAMGVYTRWIRPGRIGEVSVLGFIGLIAAIVFGQNVAASEVWGPIFTFTPQTLCWILIGYGAMASLLPVWLLLAPRDYLSTFLKIGAITALAIGIVVMAPPLRMPALTQFTGGGGPAWSGALFPFLFITIACGAVSGFHALIASGTTPKLIGSETDAPFIGYGAMLMEAFVAIMALVGASILDPGIYFAMNSPAAVLGTDPASAAQAVTAMGFPVSADLLVQTARDVGEHTIVSRTGGAPTLAVAMAEIFSHVAGGTAMKAFWYHFAILFEALFILTAADAGTRAGRFMLQDLIGLAVPSFRAGTSWLPGVVATALCVLSWGFFLYQGVTDPLGGVNTLWPVFGISNQMLAAVALMLATTVLFRMKQQRYAWVTVIPTVWLLICTLSAGSLKLLSSDPAVGFLAHATKFGAAIEAGTVLAPAKSMAQMQAIVFNDRVDAGLCLVFLAVVVSLLFFTVRTCLAALREDRPTVNESAVHMVPAE, from the coding sequence TTGAAGCATATCCCCTGGATCATCCTCGCCATCGTCGGGGCGGTCTGCCTTGCGGTGCTGGCGGTGTCGCGCGGCGAGGCGGTCAATGCGCTGTGGATCGTGGTGGCGGCGGTGAGCTGCTTCCTCGTCGCCTATCGCTACTATGCGCTCTACATCGCCCGCCACGTCATGCAGCTCGATCCGCGCCGCGCGACGCCCGCGCTCTACCGCGCCGACGGGCTCGACTACGTCGCCACCGACAAGCGCGTGCTGTTCGGCCACCACTTCGCGGCGATCGCGGGGGCGGGGCCGCTGGTCGGGCCGGTGCTGGCGGCGCAGATGGGCTACCTGCCCGGAACGCTGTGGATCATCTTCGGCGTCGTGCTGGCGGGCGCGGTGCAGGACTTCATGGTCCTGTTCATCTCGATGCGGCGCGACGGCAAGTCGTTGGGCGAACTCGTGCGCATGGAGATGGGCGCGGTCGCGGGGACCATCGCGCTGGCGGGGGCTTTCCTCATCATGGTCATCATCCTCGCGGTGCTGGCCCTGATCGTCGTGCGCGCTCTGGCGGAGAGCCCCTGGGGCATGTTCACCGTCGCCGCGACGATCCCGCTGGCGCTGGCGATGGGCGTCTACACCCGCTGGATCCGTCCGGGCCGCATCGGCGAAGTCTCGGTGCTGGGCTTCATCGGCCTGATCGCCGCCATCGTGTTCGGGCAGAACGTCGCCGCGTCCGAGGTATGGGGGCCGATCTTCACCTTCACGCCGCAGACGCTGTGCTGGATCCTGATCGGCTACGGCGCGATGGCTTCGCTGCTGCCGGTGTGGCTGCTGCTGGCCCCGCGCGACTACCTGTCGACCTTCCTCAAGATCGGCGCGATCACCGCGCTCGCCATCGGCATCGTCGTCATGGCGCCGCCGCTGCGGATGCCCGCGCTGACGCAGTTCACGGGCGGCGGTGGTCCGGCCTGGTCGGGCGCGCTGTTCCCGTTCCTGTTCATCACCATCGCCTGCGGCGCGGTGTCCGGCTTCCACGCGCTGATCGCCAGCGGCACCACGCCCAAGCTGATCGGCAGCGAGACCGACGCGCCGTTCATCGGCTACGGTGCGATGCTGATGGAGGCCTTCGTGGCGATCATGGCCCTCGTAGGCGCCTCGATCCTCGATCCGGGCATCTACTTCGCGATGAACAGCCCCGCCGCCGTGCTCGGCACCGATCCCGCCAGCGCGGCGCAGGCGGTGACCGCGATGGGTTTCCCGGTCTCGGCCGACCTCCTCGTCCAGACCGCGCGCGACGTGGGCGAGCACACCATCGTCTCGCGCACCGGCGGCGCACCGACACTGGCGGTGGCGATGGCGGAGATCTTCAGCCATGTCGCGGGCGGCACGGCGATGAAGGCGTTCTGGTATCACTTCGCGATCCTGTTCGAAGCGCTGTTCATCCTCACCGCCGCCGATGCGGGCACGCGCGCCGGGCGCTTCATGCTGCAGGATCTGATCGGCCTTGCGGTGCCCTCGTTCCGCGCGGGAACATCGTGGCTGCCCGGCGTGGTGGCGACGGCGCTGTGCGTGCTGAGCTGGGGCTTCTTCCTCTATCAGGGCGTCACCGATCCGCTGGGCGGGGTGAATACGCTGTGGCCGGTGTTCGGCATCTCCAACCAGATGCTCGCCGCCGTCGCGCTGATGCTGGCGACCACGGTGCTGTTCCGCATGAAGCAGCAGCGCTACGCCTGGGTGACGGTGATCCCGACCGTGTGGCTGCTCATATGCACGTTGAGCGCGGGTTCGCTCAAGCTGCTGTCGAGCGATCCGGCGGTGGGCTTCCTCGCCCACGCGACGAAGTTCGGCGCGGCGATCGAGGCGGGCACGGTGCTCGCCCCGGCCAAGTCGATGGCGCAGATGCAGGCCATCGTCTTCAACGACCGCGTCGATGCGGGGCTGTGCCTGGTCTTCCTCGCGGTGGTCGTCTCGCTGCTGTTCTTCACCGTGCGCACCTGCCTTGCGGCGCTGCGCGAAGACAGGCCGACGGTGAACGAAAGCGCCGTGCACATGGTCCCGGCGGAATGA